DNA from Gammaproteobacteria bacterium:
GTAGTGACTATTCTCGGCCCCACCGGCGTGAACTTCGGTGCAGGTATGACGGGTGGTTTTGCGTTTGTACTGGATCACGACAATAGTTTTGTTGATCGTTTTAATCGCGAATTGATTGATATTCATCGCATCAACACGGAAGCGATGGAAGCGTATCAACATTTCTTGATGGACACTTTGCGCGAACACGTGCGAGAAACTGCGAGTCCTTGGGGGCAACAACTGCTAGAGGATTTTTATGGTTCATTGCACCGCTTCTGGTTAGTCAAACCAAAAGCAACCGAACTAGATTCCTTACTCGAAACACTGCGCGAAGCCGCTTAAACTAGCACGCGCGTGACACTAACAATCTCATCTGCAGCTGTTTTGATTCATACAAAACAAGCAGATGAGATATTAATTGTTAAATCATGAGCCGCATCCCACAATCTTTTCTTGATGACTTATTAAATCGTATTGATATTGTCGATGTGATTGACGCGCGCGTCACACTCAAAAAAACCGGCAGTAATTATTCTGCTTGCTGCCCTTTCCATCATGAAAAATCACCTTCGTTTACGGTCAGCCCCACGAAACAGTTTTATCATTGTTTTGGTTGCGGCGCACACGGCACGGCCATTCGTTTTATTATGGAATATGAGCGCATTGAATTTCCAGAAGCAGTTGAACAACTTGCTGCCTCAATTGGTTTAGATGTTCCGCGCGAAGGCGGCGAACATGTTTCACGCGACGCCAATGCATTACTGTATGAAACATTAAATGCGGCCAAAGTTGCCTATAAACAATATTTGAAACAAACGCCTACAGCCATTGAATATTTAAAAAATCGCGGCGTTAACGGCGAAACCGCCGCATTGTTTGAAATAGGTTATACACCCGAAGCTTGGGATACTTTATTCAAAACCGCCAATAATCAAACCGAAGCAATTCAAGCTTTATTACAAAGCGGCATGTTGATTGAAAAAGAAAATAGTAAAAATGCATTTTATGATCGTTTTCGACAACGCATCATGTTTCCTATTCGCGATCGACGCGGTCGCACCATTGGTTTTGGCGGACGTTTGTTAGTAAACGCAGAGAATCAACCAAAATATTTAAACTCGCCCGAGACGCCTATTTTTCACAAAGGCCAAGAATTATTTGGTTTATACGAAGCCCGCAGCGCCAACAATAAATTAGAACAATTATTAGTCGTTGAAGGTTATATGGATGTCGTCATGCTGCATCAGCATGGCATTAATTATAGCGTCGCGACTTTAGGCACCGCCACTACTAGCGAGCATTTACATTTATTATTCCGTTATACCGATACGGTGGTATTTTGTTTTGATGGCGATAATGCAGGAAGACGCGCCGCGTGGCGTGCATTGGAAACATCATTACCTTTAATCAACGGTAGCAAACAAGTACGTTTTTTATTTTTGCCCGATGGCGAAGATCCAGACTCCTTAGTTCAAAAAGAAACTAACAGTGTATTTGCGCAGCGTGTTTTTAATGCGCAAAGTTTGCCGGATTATTTGTTTGCGCATTTAACCGAAGAGTTACCGCTGAATGACGCGGCTAATCGCGCGCGATTAGTGGAAAAAGCGAAGCCTTTATTGCAACGCATTCAAGATGGCGTTTTAAAAGCCTTAATCGTTCAACAGCTTGCAGAAAAAGTCCAACTACCGATTAATACCTTACTCAATAGTTTAGGCAACAGCTTGATCGCGCCCACGAAACCCGAACGTGCTGCACGTCCCACTGAAGCTTTGATCTCAACTATTAGTTCGCCTATAAAACCTCAACAACCCGTATTAGTACAACATCAATTACAAATGAATGATGTGCGCACCGCGATTGCGGTATTACTCGCACAACCCACAGTTGCCTTGCAATGCAGCGAAAGTAGTTTGGAAGCCATTCAACAAGTTCAGCAAGCAGGTGTGGAATTACTGGTCGAGCTAATTGATTGTGTGCGCGAAGAACCTTCCTTAAGTTCGCCTGCCTTGCTCAATCGTTATGAAGATCATGAACACGCAAATGCTTTATATCAATTAGCACTACAGCCGTTAGCCGTGCACGATGCTGAAACAGAATTACCCGGAATTTTTATGGATGCTATTAACAATCTGGTTAAAAAAGCGCATAAACAACGCATCACCGAACTATCTCAACGTTACGATCAACTGAGCGATGAAGAAAAAGTCGAATTACAGCGTTTGTCTTAACTTATACAATCCCGCTGCGCTTATGGCGCTGGTTTTATCATTAAAAGTTCATCACCATTCATAGCCAATATGAGTAGAAATACTCCCCTTCCCCAACCGTCTTCAGTAGAATGGCGACCTTTCTTGGCCCGGTCTTCCGGCAACCCCGGTTTTTTATAGGTACGGCGTGTTATGGCAAAAAACTACATTTTTACTTCCGAATCGGTCTCTGAAGGCCATCCCGACAAAATGTGCGATCAGATTTCAGACGCCGTGTTGGATGCCATCCTCGCGCAAGACCCCTACGCCCGCGTGGCCTGCGAAACCTTGGCCAAAACCGGCATGGTAGTGCTGGCCGGTGAGATCACCACTACCGCCAACATCGACTACGAGAAAATCGTCCGCGAGACGGTTTTAAGCATTGGTTACAACCATTCTGATATGGGTTTTGATGGTGCCACCTGCGCGGTAATTAACGCCTTAGGCAAACAATCCCCCGATATCGCGCAAGGCGTCGATCGTCAAAAACCAGAAGACCAAGGTGCCGGCGATCAAGGTTTGATGTTCGGTTTTGCGACCAATGAAACCAGTGTATTGATGCCCGCTCCGATCACCTATTCGCATTTGTTAGTGCGCAAACAAGCCGAATTACGCAAATCCGGTAAATTGCCATGGTTACGTCCGGATGCCAAAAGCCAAGTCACTTTCCGTTATGAAAATGGTAAGCCTGTCACCGTTGAAGCGATTGTATTGTCCACCCAGCATTCCCCCGATATCAGCCAATCGGAATTGCGCGATGCGGTTATGGAAGAAATCATCAAACCCGTATTTCCTGGCGAATGGTTAAATGCCAAAACTCAATATCATATTAATCCTACCGGCCAATTTATTATTGGCGGCCCGGTGGGTGATTGCGGCTTAACCGGCCGCAAAATTATTGTGGATACTTACGGCGGCATGGCGCGCCACGGCGGCGGCGCTTTTTCCGGTAAAGACCCTTCAAAAGTGGATCGCTCCGCGGCCTATGCGGGTCGTTATGTGGCAAAGAATATTGTTGCTGCCGGTTTAGCCGAACAATGCGAAATCCAAATTAGCTATGCCATCGGGGTCGCGCAACCAACGTCTATCAGCGTTGATACTTTCGGCACAGGTAAAATCGATGACGCTAAAATTGTTGGGCTAGTGCGCGATCATTTTGATTTACGTCCTTACGGCATTCAACGCATGCTCGATTTACTACATCCGATCTATCAACCCACCGCGTCTTATGGCCACTTTGGTCGCGAAGACATTGCCTTGCCTTGGGAGCGTACTGATAAAGCCGCCATCCTAAGCAAAGCTGCAGGAGTATAAAGATGCAAAACAATACCGCTGAAAAACTAAATCCCGATTACGCCATTGCTGATATCAAATTAGCTGATTGGGGTCGTAAAGAAATTGCTATCGCCGAAACTGAAATGCCGGGGCTTATGTCCACGCGCGAAGAATATCGTAAAGCACAACCTTTAAAAGGTGCGCGCATTGCCGGTTCATTGCATATGACGATTCAAACTGCAGTGTTAATTGAAACACTGGTGGAACTCGGTGCAGAAGTGCGTTGGGCATCGTGCAATATTTATTCTACTCAAGATCACGCAGCAGCAGCCATTGCAGCGCGCGATGTACCCGTTTTTGCTTATAAAGGTGAATCACTGGAAGAATATTGGGAATACACACATCGCATCATGGAATGGCATGACGGCGGCACTCCCAACATGATTCTCGATGATGGCGGCGACGCCACCATGTTAGCGATTTTAGGCTCTAAAGCCGAAAAAGATATTAGCGTGTTAAATAATCCCGGCAGCGAAGAAGAAACTTTTTTATTCGCTTCGATCAAAAAACATTTAGCGCTCAAACCCAGCGGTTGGTACACCCAGTTAGCGAAAAACATTAAAGGCGTTACTGAAGAAACCACTACCGGTGTGCATCGTCTATATCAAATGCAAAAAGATAACACCTTGCCATTCCCCGCAATTAACGTGAATGACTCCGTCACCAAATCTAAATTTGATAATTTATACGGCTGCCGCGAATCTTTGGTTGACGGCATTAAGCGTGCAACCGATGTCATGATCGCCGGTAAAATCGCTATCGTTTGCGGTTACGGTGATGTAGGTAAAGGTTGTGCACAATCATTACGCGGTTTAGGCGCTGTTGTATGGGTCACCGAAATTGATCCGATCTGTGCATTACAAGCAGCAATGGAAGGTTATCGCGTAGTAACGATGGAAGATGCAGCGGCGGTTGGTGATATTTTTGTTACCGCAACTGGTAATTTCCACGTCATCACTCACGAACACTTAATCGCTATGAAAGACCAAGCGATTGTTTGCAATATTGGTCACTTCGATAATGAAATTGATATTGCCAGTCTTAAACAATATCAGTGGGACAATATCAAACCCCAAGTTGATCACGTCATTTTCCCCAACAAAAAACGCATTATCTTGTTAGCAGAAGGCCGCTTAGTGAATTTAGGTTGCGGTACAGGTCATCCGAGTTTTGTAATGTCGAATTCATTTACCAATCAAACGTTGGCGCAAATCGAATTATGGAATAACAACGGTCAATATAAAAACCAAGTGTATATCCTGCCAAAAATTCTTGATGAAAAAGTCGCCGCATTACATTTAGGTAAAATTGGCGCCAAACTAACTAAGCTGACACCAACACAAGCGAAATACATTAGCGTTTCAGCAGATGGTCCTTATAAGCCCGATCATTATCGTTATTAATTAGCTCCCGCCAAGGGCGATAACATTCTATAAAAAAAATATTATCGCCCGTTCAGGAAAAATAAAATATGGAATCACAACGCCTGCACGTACCGACTTTTAGTTTTGAATTTTTCCCACCCAAAACAGCCGAAGGTCGACAAAAACTCTTAAAAGTACATAGCGAATTAGCCGCATTAAAGCCGCGCTTTTTTTCCGTGACTTTTGGTGCAGGTGGTTCTACTCGCGATCGTACCCTAGAAACCATCGCTGACATTAAAAGCGCCGGCTCCGATGCCGCACCACACATCTCATGTGTCGCGTCTAGCAAAACCGAAATCGCTGAGTTATTAATTCATTATCAACAAACCGGCATTAAACATTTAGTCGCTTTGCGCGGCGACATGCCTTCCGGCGACCCTGCTCGTGGCGAATTTAATCATGCGAATGAATTAGTTGAATTCATTCGCAAAACCACCGGTAAGGATTTTTTTATTGAAATTGCAGCTTATCCAGAAACGCATCCACAAGCACATTCTACTGAAAAAGATTTGCAAAACTTTAAACGCAAAGCAGACGCCGGTGCCGATAGCGCCATCACTCAATATTTTTATAATCCAGATTCCTATTTTTATTTTGTGGAACGCTGCGAAAAAATGGGCATTAATTTACCCATCGTGCCGGGCATTATGCCGATTACTAACTACACGCGCCTGGCACGTTTTTCCGATGCCTGTGGCGCAGAGATTCCGCGTTGGATTCGCAAACAACTTGAAGCCTACGGCGATGACGAAGCCGCGATTCGCGACTTCGGCACCGAAGTAGTTACTAATTTATGTCACACCTTATTAGAAGCAGGTGCGCCGGGATTACATTTTTATACTATGAATCAAACCGAACCGACGTTAGCGTTGTGGAAAAATTTAGGCTTATAAAACATTAATTAACTCTCTAGTAAACTCCGCAACATCCACGCATTCTTTTCATGCAACTGAATGCGCTGAGTTAACAAATCTGCACTCGCTTCATCAAATGCTTTTTGCACCATCGGATAGGCTGCGCGCGCAGTACGAACCACCGCTTCTTGACCTTCTGCCAATAATTTAATCATATCAACGGCTTTAGGTACACCCGTGGTTTCTTGAATAGAACCTAACTTCAAATATTCTACATAAGTACCCGGCGCCAGAAAATCTAAAGCACGAATACGCTCTGCAACCAAATCAACGGCTAAAGCTAATTCGTTGTACTGAGTTTCAAACAATAAATGCAAGGTTTGAAACATAGTTCCCGTCACATTCCAATGGAAATTATGCGTTTTCAAGTACAAGATATAAGCGTCCGTCAATAGTTTAGAAAGCTCATGGCTGATGTTTTTACGATCTTGCTCACTAATACCAATATTGATGTCCATACTAAACTCGCTGTGTTTGTGTTACATATTTGGGCTTATCTATACGAATTTGGGTGATTAAAAATTCATACTATAAATAAAATTAATAGGATCCTGCGTGCCAAGCCTTCTGACAGGTTCTGAAATGGTTTTTCAAGCTGTCGTAATATCTGGCCTATATCTCCCTTCTCCGCATTGACTGTATTACAATGCACAATATGAATAATCAACAACTGATCGAACGCGATCTTGCCGTCCTCTGGCATCCTTGCACCCAAATGAAAGATCATGAATGGCTGCCTTTAGTGCCGATTCAATCTGCACAAGGTGTGTGGTTGCATGATTTTGATGGCAATCGTTATTTAGATGCGGTGAGTTCTTGGTGGGTAAATTTATTTGGGCATAATAACCCTCGTATTAATGCCTCGATTCAACAACAGTTACACACGCTAGAACATGTCATGCTCGCGGGTTTCAGTCATGAGCCTGCCATTAAACTCGCCGAACGTTTAATCGCGCTCGCACCTCCCGGTTTGCATCGCGTATTTTATGCAGACAACGGTTCTGCAGCCGTTGAAGTCGCGTTAAAAATGAGTTTTCACTATTGGAAAAATAGTGGCCAAACCCAACGCACTAAATTTATTACGTTAGCAAATAGTTATCACGGCGAAACCTTAGGTGCATTAGCCGTGGGTGATGTAGCTTTATATAAAGATACCTACGCACCTTTATTGATGGAAGTGATTACTGCGCCGTCACCGGATTGTTTTTATTGTGAGGCAGGCGAAAGCTGGGAAGCTTACAGCTTAAAACAATTCACCAAGATGGAAGCGTTATTAGCCGAGCATCATCAACACACTTGCGCGGTGATTGTAGAACCCTTAGTACAATGCGCGGGTAGTATGCGCATGTATCATCCTATTTATTTAACTAAATTGCGCGAGGCTTGCGATCGTTATCACGTGCATTTAATCGCGGATGAAATTGCCGTGGGCTTTGGCCGTACAGGTACTTTATTTGCCTGTGAGCAAGCTAACATCACGCCTGATTTTATGTGTTTATCTAAAGGTTTAACTGGCGGTTATTTGCCATTATCAGCCGTGTTAACTCGTGAATCTATTTACGCCGCTTTTTACGATGATTACGCGGCCCAAAAAGCATTTTTGCATTCGCATAGTTACACCGGCAATGCACTTGCCTGTAGCGCAGCGCTCGCTACTTTGGATATTTTTTCAACTGATGATGTGTTATTGAGCAATCAAAATAAATCTCGTTTATTGCATGCTGCGGTGGCTGATTTAGTCGACCATTCGCAGGTAGCTGAAATACGTCAACACGGCATGATATTGGCGATTGAATTGATTAAAGATAAAGCTAACCGCACACCTTTCCCTGCCGCAGAACGCCGTGGTTTAAAAGTTTATCAACACGCGTTAAAGAACGAGGTTTTATTGCGACCATTAGGGAATGTCATTTATTTTATGCCGCCTTACATTATTAGCGAAGCAGAAATAAGACAATTAGGCAGCGTCGCTAAAAACAGCATCGCTTTTGCTCTTAAAGACTAAGTAGGGATTAATTTCATAACATGCGCAACACTCGTGTTTATTTACCAACGCCATTACACGCTGGTGAAACAGTTAATCTAGATGAACGCGCGCGCCATCATCTGGTAACGGTGTTGCGTTTTGAATCTGGAATGAGTTGCAACATCTTCGATGGCCAGGGTAATGAATACAGTGCGACTTTAGAAGTAAAAGGCAAACATGCACACGCATTATTGCAAAGTAAGATTATTTCTCCGCGCGAATCACCGCTAGCCTTGCATCTCGGTCAAGGCATTTGCCGCAATGATCGTATGGACTGGGTGACTCAAAAAGCAGTCGAACTAGGCGTGCAACGTATCACGCCCATCATTACTGAGCGCACTCAAACACGCATGGATGTTAAGCGCGAAACCAAACGAATGGAACATTGGCAAGCGATTATAATTGCTGCGTGTGAACAATCAGGTCGTTGTTATTTGCCTACATTGCACGCACCATTAAATGTGCCCGAATGGCTAGATGCGTGCACGAATTTAGATGCGTGTTTATTACTTGATCCACAAGGCGCGCAGACTGTGCAATCATTGCCGACCAACATAACATCGGCGGCATTATTTATTGGGCCAGAAGGTGGCTTAAGCGATAAAGAACGTGAGGCGGCGTATCAACAAAATTGGCAAGGTTTACGTTTAGGGCCGCGTATTTTGCGCACAGAAACGGCTGCGTTAACCGGCATTAGCATTTTGCAAGCACGCTGGGGAGATTTTATTTAAAAGTGTTTATTGCCAATAACGATGTGTATAGGTCATCAATGCTTCGAAGTTAGGGATCGCAGCAATAATATCGCCATTGATTTGAATATTCATGTTCACTAAACCATGACTGCTGTGTTCGCCATAGTCCACTACTTTTAACTGCGCTTCACCTAATACTAAAGGCGTAGGATCTTTTTGCGCCGTTAATGCAATATAGGGTAACAATTCCTCGTCATCTTCTGACAACGCATGCAAGACGATGGCTTTAGTTTGCATATTAAATTTAGGAATAGTATCGCCAACTGCCGCTTCAAACGATAACAAGGGTACAGTCCATCCTCGCCACTGCACTTTACCAATCAAACCACCTTGCGCATCCACGACGATATCCAATTCGCGGCCGTTAATAATATCTACCACCACGCTTGCAGGTAACAACAATTGTTGTTCATACATGCTTAGTAACATACATTGTATGGTGTCGCTCATGCATCACTCCTAGACAGATTCGCGACCTAATAAAGCATCAATTTCTTGCATTAATTCCACTTCTTGGAAAGGTTTGCCTAAATAACGCTCAACGCCAATTTTGCGTGCACGTTCTCGATGTTTTTCGCCGGTGCGAGAAGTAATCATAATAATGGGAATGTGTTGCAAACGCGGATCACCGCGCACATGCGAAGCCAATTCGAAACCATCCATACGTGGCATTTCAATATCCATCAAGAACAAATCAGGTATATGATCACGTAATTGTTCAATTGCGTCTAAACCATCTTTAGCCGTTAGAATTTCTAAATTATGCCGCGCCAAAATACGCGCGGTTACTTTACGAATGGTGATTGAATCATCCACTATCATGACTACGTGTTTGCTACGAGTTGCGTGCGTAATGGTTTGTTCAACTTGTTGTTCTTCCGCTTCTGCTTCAAATTGCGTTAGCGCTGTATCGCGCTCTGAACGCATTAATGCGCCAGGTTCTAAAATTAACGCAACACGACCATCAGCTAAGATCGTGGCACCCGATATGCCGGGCAAAGAAGAAATTTGTGAACCCACGGGTTTTACGACGATTTCGCGACGACCCAACATATTATCAACATAAGCTGCTAGGCGGCGTTCGCCCGCGCGGATAAGCAATAATGAAAACTGAGTTTCGGTATTTAAATTAGCGGGTTTAGGTACTGCTAAAACCGAACCCAAATAGAACATGTGATAAGCATCACCGGCATATTGATACTCTGTTACTTCCCCACTGAGATTTTTTTCAACATCTTGATTTGATATACGCGCGACACCTTCGATGACCGCTAAGGAAATAGCGTAAACATCTTCGCCGACTTGAATTAATAGTGCCTGATTAATCGCTAAGGTTAATGGCAAACGAATACTAAAAACAGTACCTTTGCCTTTCTTCGAATTAATGATTAATGAACCGCCTAACTCTTTAATTTCAGTATCCACTACGTCCATGCCGACACCACGACCGGCAAGTTGGCTCACGCTATCCGCGGTACTAAAACCTTCGTGCAAAATAAACTGCATGACTTCTTGATCACTGCGAGGATCATTGGCGGCCATCAAACCTTTTTCAATGGCTTTGCGTCGAATAATGGCAGGATCAATGCCGCGGCCATCATCAGCGACATTCATAACAATATAAGAGCCGTCGCGTTCAATGGAGACTTGAATAATACCCGTTTCATTTTTATCAGCAGCACGACGTTCTTCGGGTGTTTCAATGCCGTGAAACACCGCGTTGCGCAGCATATGCTCTAACGGTGCCAACATCCGATCTTGCACGCTACGATCAATTTCTTGCTCCGCGCCTAAGACTCTTAATTCGACTTTCTTTTTTAATTGTTGTGCCGTTTGACGCACCAAACGACGCAATCGATTGGTTAAGCCTTCGAAACGCACCATGCGAGTTTGCAGTAATTCTTCTTGCAACTCGGTGCTAACACGCGATTGCTGCAACACCATTACTTCTGAATCACGTACCAAATCACCTAAGGCATCACGAATATTTTCAATATCATTGGCGCTTTCAGCTAAAGAACGCGATAGCTGTTGCATATTAGAATAACGATCCATTTCTAAGGGATCAAAATCTTCATTTGGATTATCCATTTCTCGTTCAACACGCGAAGCAATTTGCGCTTCGGTTTGCATATCCATATCACGTAACTGCAAGCGCAAACGACGTACTGTTTGTTCTAATTCACCTAAGTTGAAAGTAATATCGGTAAATTGTTTACCTAATCGAGATTGATAAATATTTACTTCGCCAGCAAAATTTACCATCGCATCTAAACGATCAGCACGTACGCGAATCAAATCTTGTTGGATTTGTGTAGCCGCACTCGGTAAATCTTTATCGCCGACATCAGTGACATCGGGCATGTCAAAACCAATCGCTTGCTTCGCATCCATTTCGCGACGCACTGCTAACATTTGCGCTTCAGCCGATGATACGTCTGCTGCAAAAATCACATTCGACCCCGTTTTTTCGGGCTCTTCGGGCACTTGTACGGCCTGATGGACAGCGGTGGTTTCTGGCAGATTGCCGTGCCGCGCAGCTTCCAATAACGCAGCATATTCAGGCGTTAGATAGGGCATTTGTCCTTGTCGCACTTGTTCTAACATGCTGGACAATCGATCCACTGCTTCTTGTAATACTCGTTGCAAAGCCGGTGTCATCTTTAGTTTTTTGTTGCCGATAGGAATAAATAAAGATTCCATGGCATGCGCTAAATCGCCGATGCCCGACAAACTCGCCATATGCGCACTGCCTTTTAAGGTATGCAACTGACGCAAGATTTCTGAAAAACTTTCTGTGCTATAACCTGACTCTAACCAGGTCTGCAATGCATGATCGGTGGATTCCACCATATCAGGCGCTTCTTCCATAAATATATCGAGCAACTCAGAATCTATTTCTTCGGTAATCATCGAACCGGTTTTTTGTTGTTGCGTTTCTCGAAACGATTCAACCCGCGGCTGGCTTTGCGCCAAACATTCCTGCAAGCGTATTGTTAAATTTTGCTCGTCAATTAATTCTGCGGTGTGTTCGTGCAAGTATTCCAAACTAGCGTCAACATAACGCACTAATTCATCTAATAAACTTAATTCTAATGCGGCCCATTGCTCACCTAGTTCGATGAGATTATTAGAATGCAACTCCATCGCTTTGGCCATTTCAGCCATGCCTTTACATTTCGCAGTTTTAGCGCTGCCGTGCATAGTATGTAAAGCACGAATTAAAACTTCTTTGTCTTTTGCTGTTACGTTGGTGTGTCGAGCTGTTTGAGTAAAGCCGGTGATAACTTTATTGAGATGACGAACTTCATCGGTAAATATTTCTAATAGTACAGAGTCAATCTGTACTGCGGGGCCGACGTTTGTCGGGAGCTTTTTTGCAGTATCAATCTCCTCTTCCAGAGACAACAACTCTATTTCATCGTTATCACTGCTGTCATTATCGGCTTCAGCAAAAAAATCTTCGTGGCCAAACTCATCTAAAGAAGGTTCTTCTAAATTAATTCCATCGAGCTCGGCTATTAAAGAATCACTAGCAGAAGGCGTTTCAATGTTAGCGAATTGATCTAGTTCATCTATATCAGCAAAATTATCTAATTCAATAGAATCCGTACTGCGTCGTGCGGCCATGGGCACACTAGTTGTTTCCAACATAATTTCTTCGCGCGCCATTTCTTCGCCGCCGAAATTATCGTCATCGCCGATATCATTACTGACATCACCATCAGCAACTTCTAATAAAATTTGTTCGGATTCAGCCGGTTCTTCCGCAAGCGTGGATTCATCCATGCGACGTAATGCACCTAACGACACTTGTTCTGCCTGCTGCATTAATTCAAAAACATTATCGGCGGGTTGTTCGTCGCCGCGCAGCTGCGCAATAAGTTGCGGCAGAACGGTAATTGCTTCTTCAATGACTGCAAATAATGCAGGCGAAGTATTAATAGTGCCTTCAATAAAACGATTCAACATCGTTTCCATCGCCCAAGCAAACTCACCAATGAGCGTTGCGCCCATCAATCGGCCACTGCCTTTTAAGGTATGGAAAGAACGACGAATAGTGGTAACCGCTTCACCGCTGCCATGATCTTGTTGCCACAGCGGGAAATATTCATTTAAGCGATTTAATTCTTCTAATGCTTCTTCAATAAAAATTTCTAGAATTTCTTCATCGGCATCTTGGCCAATAATTTGCAGATGCGCGTATTTCTCTGTCAGTTCCGCATGGCTAAGGAGGCGTTTTTTAGAAACTGGAACCGTCGCAGCGGGAGCTGATGCAATTACTCTCGATGAGAAATTCATTTCATCATCAACAACCGCTGCATCGATATCAAGTGAATGTATGTCTGAACTTAAGTCAGCCGCTAAGGCGGATAACTCGCCCGTTATATCTTCTAAAGTAGGGCCATTACCTTCGCCGTCAACCGCCTCAAACTCAGAGGTTAAATCATCTAAACTGATGCCATCGTCTTCAAAAATATTGTCGTCATTTTCATATTCTGAAACATCGCCCTGCACATTACCTGAACGCAAGCGTGACAATGCATCTTCTGCCGCTGCCACGTATAAATCCATTTCCATACGATTTTCAGCGGCCGCCTCAAGAAAACATTCTATGTTGGTGACAACATCCGCTAGGCGATCTTGTTCCCGCTCCGATAATGGGCGCGGTTTAGCAATTAAGGTTTGTACAAAATAATCGTGCATGCCTGCAATCACGCCCACCACAGCGTCTAAAGGCGAAACGAACATTGCGCCGGCTAACTCTTTTAATGCTGGTGGAATTTCTTTTAAATGCTCGACTTCGTTATCTTGGACATAACGTAAAAATGCATCTTTTAATCGCGAAATGTTTTTATAAGCTTCATTTACAACCGCACCAATAACACGTTGATTATCGGAAGTGGTTTTATTATCGGCTTCACTAACACGCGCATTAACATTGGCTGGTTCTGGCTGACGATGATGAACATAGGCTTCAAGTTCATTTTCGACAATCAACAAAACGCCGGCGGCTTGCATCAATGCATTTTCTGATGGTGCAGTATCTAGTTTAATAGCGGCGTCTAATTTATTACGGCCATCTAATACGCTTTCGCGTGCTCCGCCCATTCCCAACATGCCTAAGGTATCAGCAATCTTGGTATATAAAGGTAAGACTTCCCGAATACGATTAATATCT
Protein-coding regions in this window:
- a CDS encoding adenosylmethionine--8-amino-7-oxononanoate transaminase, encoding MNNQQLIERDLAVLWHPCTQMKDHEWLPLVPIQSAQGVWLHDFDGNRYLDAVSSWWVNLFGHNNPRINASIQQQLHTLEHVMLAGFSHEPAIKLAERLIALAPPGLHRVFYADNGSAAVEVALKMSFHYWKNSGQTQRTKFITLANSYHGETLGALAVGDVALYKDTYAPLLMEVITAPSPDCFYCEAGESWEAYSLKQFTKMEALLAEHHQHTCAVIVEPLVQCAGSMRMYHPIYLTKLREACDRYHVHLIADEIAVGFGRTGTLFACEQANITPDFMCLSKGLTGGYLPLSAVLTRESIYAAFYDDYAAQKAFLHSHSYTGNALACSAALATLDIFSTDDVLLSNQNKSRLLHAAVADLVDHSQVAEIRQHGMILAIELIKDKANRTPFPAAERRGLKVYQHALKNEVLLRPLGNVIYFMPPYIISEAEIRQLGSVAKNSIAFALKD
- a CDS encoding 16S rRNA (uracil(1498)-N(3))-methyltransferase — translated: MRNTRVYLPTPLHAGETVNLDERARHHLVTVLRFESGMSCNIFDGQGNEYSATLEVKGKHAHALLQSKIISPRESPLALHLGQGICRNDRMDWVTQKAVELGVQRITPIITERTQTRMDVKRETKRMEHWQAIIIAACEQSGRCYLPTLHAPLNVPEWLDACTNLDACLLLDPQGAQTVQSLPTNITSAALFIGPEGGLSDKEREAAYQQNWQGLRLGPRILRTETAALTGISILQARWGDFI
- a CDS encoding chemotaxis protein CheW — protein: MSDTIQCMLLSMYEQQLLLPASVVVDIINGRELDIVVDAQGGLIGKVQWRGWTVPLLSFEAAVGDTIPKFNMQTKAIVLHALSEDDEELLPYIALTAQKDPTPLVLGEAQLKVVDYGEHSSHGLVNMNIQINGDIIAAIPNFEALMTYTHRYWQ